CAaacaggaggggacagggaagagggcGGGAGAGAGCAATTGTGGACAGGCTCAGCAGCGAGGCAGAGAAAGTGAGCGCCCAAGAAGGATGTGCTGACAGcaccaggaaagagaggagacgCTGGTGCCCCTGTGATGGAGCCCGGCACTTCACTGACGTCTCCTTGAAGGGTCCCACGTTTTCTTGCTTGAGCTCTTGCAACTTCAAGACataccaatccttttcttttattaaactccTCTGTGGGACATAGGAAGCATAGACAGGGATTTCTTGTGGAGGAGAGACTGGATTTCAGCTGAGTAGAGCAAGGAGGTCTTTCCGTTTCACGGTGCTCTCGCATTTTCCTTTCCGAAGTATATTATGTATCTGCGCTTGAAAGTCACAGAGAGTTACCGATTCGCGGGATGATTCCGTTGTCGCCCTCACAGCGACACAGTAAAACCTACCTAGTCGGAATGGATCATTCCTTCTGTGTAATACTCCGGTAGATTCCAAAGATCATTTCAAAAGCGCTGGTATATCTCTGTTCTCAAATAAGAGGTCTGCTTCCAggtctccatttttctgctctttattgcaTGTTAATTCAGAGTTGCAAGGAGGAAATACCACATTCGCCTCAATCTTTAGATCTCTATGTGCTGGAAATTGGATTCACAGAAATGGACAAGGCCTTTGGGGGATCGTGCTGTCAACAGAGACCTTTTCCGGTATCAGCAACGTGACAATAAACCGCTGCTTGTTAGGACTTGATTGTCTATTGGAGGGATGGAGCTTGCAGTATTATGGAAATCCTCTTTAGAATTGCTTACCTTCACGTGacagatttatcagtttctgagagtGATGTGTTAAAAAATGACCTAGGGTGGCTCAGGGCTTAAACTggcccactccactttggaggcccggcACTGGCACGTTCGGGTCACGGTTGTGGACATTCACACCGCttatcgggccatgctgtggcagacatcccacatgttaaatagaggaagatgggcacagatcttagcccaaggctagtcttcctcaaggggaaaaaagaaaaaaaaccgaggaagattggcaatggatgttagctcagggtgaatcttagcccttgggcatcttcagctgtggtcatttgcaaaatatgtagACCATGCATGTACTGGGCAAGCCCAGGCAGGACAGCGCAACCGGCCTCCCGCCTGGCTGCTTGGGGCTGCTTGTTGTGGAGCCTCTGCTGGAACCGTCTGCGTGGATTCAGTGCAGAGAATGATGACAACGGACTGCCTGGCTTCTCCCTCAGAGTTTCCCCTGAGTTTTCTCCATCTTGACATGCAAAGCAGACACTGTGTGGAGCCCTCGTGTTCCTCTGGGACTCgggcttccctctgctcctcagcctggagaggaggaagcccacgTGTGGACTTCAGGAGATTCCTGACGGCGTTTTGTGGGCTAGCACGTCCTGGGCTTGAAGTCCCCAGGGAATGAGCAGAATCCAATCCAGGTAGGACTGCCATGACCCGGACCCTTCAGGAAGGCAGGTTATGGTCCCCTAACCAGGCAGAGCACCATGACCAGCCGCGGGGTTTGTGGAGGGCGAAGGGAAGATGAAATGGGTCCTGGAAGAAGGTgcttataaataccagctaccgAGAGGGAACCAGCTGCAAAAGCGTGCATTTGAGGAGTATGAGtattatttcttgattctgtttggaATAAGTTAGAGTGcatgatatatttgtgtgtgagtgaacatatatatatagctgtctctctaaaatttatatcaaagtaACATAAAGACTGATGAGATACAGGTGCTGCACATGTGGGCCTCTTTTTGTTGGCGATCAGTTCATTTTTGGCCATTGGAAGCCCAAAGAGGCAACGAGTTATTGTCCTCTGCCGTCTGGTAGGCTCATGACAAACAAAGCGCTGCAACCAAagggtcggctctcaggagcctCACGGCCCTGTGAGGGAAACCCCTTGGACACGgtgtcttcctcctgggcctggactagCCTTGGGACTtggcacttctctttctctgtggcgGGAAGGTACAGCCGGCTCCGGCTTCCATTTAGAAAGTCACCTTCCTGGATGGCTGTGCCATACCAAgaagggcctgggctgctgggaacCAGCATTCCTCCTCAGCTGCTGGCCATACTGAGGAGGCCTCCCTGGCAGGGTTCACGCTGCTGTGTGTCTGGGTGACACTTGCAGCCatcagaaaggaggggagaactCAGAAGGGCCAAGCACTTCCTGTGGTCCTAGTCTTACAGGGGCTTTCCCGGggtgggttggggggggggggcgttcaAAATGCCAGGTGGTAACCCTCTAGCTCCTGGTCACCGGGTGGGTTCTTGGAGTGAGCTCGGAGCAGTGTCTGCTCACCACCAGACTGGAActatttaaatactttaattttgtCAGGCTGTGTTTACCCGTCATCCGTTTGCTTGCGTTCCCTGCTGGACCCCTCAACCACCCTCCTCTCACGACTCATCTCTGAAAGCTTCCAACGGGAAAGATTCACACCCACACCATAAACGGAGCATAAGGCTGGGCAAGAGAACACAGCCCTCCGAGGGGCTGCATGGACCGAGCGGCTCAGGTCCTCCTGCCCCGTTAGGATGAGTCAGAAACAACATGCCTGAGTGTGTGAACAGGTCATTGCCTGAGACCACACACCTCAGAACCACAGGGGCCCAGATGTCACCCTGGGCAGCGAGGGAGAGTATAGGTCATTCTTTGGCCAGGATTAGGGTATCTAATGTTTGCAAAGCAGACTCCACCCGTGATCCGTCAGACCCTGCCAGGGAGGAGTGGCCACGAGGTACGGGACAGAGAGGCCGAGGCATTCGAGGGAATTTCTGCCCTTCCAAGAATTGTAGAAGGAAGTGCACGGAGGCAGGGAATCCTGGTGGACAAGGAGCAGTGATGCGTCGGGAAGGAAGCCCAGATGCAGCCTTCAAAGCGGCATCACAGATCTGTCCCCCTGGATACCAAACTTGCAGGGAAAGGAATTCAGAGCCGTGGACCGGGATCCCAGAGGATTCCATCCAGGTGAAGGGTGAACATGGAGCCCCcagaggggccgggggagggagggtcctgcctgcccttagtccATCTGCACATGACCTTCTCCGGCCTTGACCCTCCacatgcacgttttgagcttttacaTCGTTCTCTGCACTTAGAGCTGCTGCTGTCCAGAGCCTCATTAGAAAACGACAAGTTCCTAACATCTGGTGAAGAGGAACCTCCACAAGAGAAGCCGAAAACGTGGCCTCTCCTCCAAAGGGGTGGAaaagcagccactgtcctggggcaGGTCGTGGTGCTGGCCCGTGCCATTTGAAAGACACCCGCATTCCAGTGGTTGTTGCTCTGCCTGTGAAAGTACCTCCACCCTCTAAATGCCAGGAGTTCTGggtgctgtctctgctcctggcccacgTGAACCACACTGAAATGAACCCGTCCTCTGAGTAAGGGGGGGCGCGGAGGTGTCCTTCAGTatccagggaggggcctggcccttctcccttctctcacatacAATAAGCCGAGACCCTGCAAGATTTCTTCATTCCAGGAGGAACGCGAGAGTCTGTGTCTCCTTGACACGAGCACAGGAGGGGAAAGAACCAGACCGTGACTCGCAGGCTGGAACAGAAACAGGATTTTAACATCAAATTCAAAACTAGCACTAACTATTAACACGAAAGAAATACGGCCCCTTCCCAAGTGGTAAACAGGCGCTGGGGTGGAGATGCCaggcctgtggggtggggtcgtcccctccctcttgggctccaggggtcccaggaaaaggcttagaatgttcttctcccCATCAGCATGGGAGGAGCCGGCCTGGGGCCCCGCGTGTTTCCCAGCTGTGTCCCCGCCGCTGAAGAGCAGGCTGCACTCGAGCTGTTGGAAGGACCGGGATCTGCCACTGTTGCTGGGTTCTGCGTCGGGGGTCTGGTGACtgaagagaagacactgatgaCTGGGGGGTCACACCAGTATCCCAGCCCAACACCTCAGCCCCACTGCATTCTGCTCCAAACCTTGTCCTGAGTGTTCAGTCAACACTACCCCATTGTCCCTGACATGGGAGCTGGCATTTCgcttcacccatttcacagaagaggaagctgagtcccACAAAGGTCAAGGGAATTGTCCCTCACAGGCCTgggcagcagtggagctgggatccCCGTGCCGGCTGTCCATCTCCCTAGGCCCGTGCTTAGCCCGAAGCTTTCCGGAGCCCCTGGCTTCAGTCCCTGCCTGTCTGGACACTCACCGAGCCCTGAGCTGAGAGATGCGCGGTTCTTCCTGGGCAGGAAAAACCGGCGCATCTTGCCGGCCCTCTCCTGTGGGGGCTCCaggtggcaggacaggctgtagctaaagGACAGAGTGGACTTTTCAGCTACCGGGAGCCACACCTCAGGTGACCCTCCCAGAGACGGCCAGCAgttggagtcccagggccccacggGTGACCATGCGACAAGCCCCGGGACTGACCCGGAAGCCACGGGCACGGGCTCCCTGGAGCTGGCCATCAGAGAGAGTCCGCCTTGCCCTCAccaactcctgccccgcctcacctctcATCCTCGCTGAGGGGCTCCATGGCCTCGAACCAGGCCCCAAATCGCTCCTCAGCCTCAATGTGGTAAAGATGGACTGCCTCCTGGAGCAGGAAGATCTGCTGGGTGACTTTGAATTCCTGGGAGAAAGGGCATGATGCAgacggggcctgggtgggggaccgTGCTGGGGACTCAGACAGGTGAGAAGAGGGTCAAGGAGCTGGTCTGGGGTCTTGGCCCACATGggaaccctccttccctccaattccGTGCAGGACTTGCTCGTTCTCACACTTGGCTTGAAATAGCTCCTCCTGCAGGAAGGTGTCCTTggtgccagccccttcccccacgcACCAGTGGGACGGCTTTCCCAGCTCTGGGTGCCGAACTCTCCCAAGAAAAGCAAGGCCCAAGGCATCGGGCCAGAGAAGGTCTTCCCCGGAGGAGTCTCTGATtgccacagccccaccctccgcacggggaggccacagctgctcacctcactccttttctcataattgatctcatttccctggaaggcagagagccaaAGTCCATGAGcaacagcccccttagcccatAGCTAGCCCCCGTCTCCACCCTTTCTCAGGTTGCACTACCAGCAGGGTCGACCAGGGAGCAGGcgctaccagaaacaggaatgggTCCCGGGCAagactctgagctccagagcAAGGAGGCCACGGGGCTATGGCTCAGGGACATTCTAAGACAGCCCtctctgacagacagacagactgaggcctcaggcaggaagggatgcTCAGCCACTCGTGTGCTTCCTGCCTTGGAGGGGCCTGGCTTCACTCcctgcaggggcggggcctgagggagaggctgagtccagctcagacacaccCTCCAGCAGCTCCGCAGTCAGGCAGCCTGGACTGGCGGCTCACCTGGATCCTATATTCACTCATCACTAAGATGGGCATGACACCCAGCTCCCGGGGTGGCTGTGAGGCCCTCACGAGAGGACTCTGCCAAGGGTTGTGAGCTCAGGCCTCAGTGCAAGTCTCTCCTCCCAAATCTCCGAATCCtgatccccagccccacctccaggctcactcacctccaggtAATCCTCCATGTTGgtgtccagcagcagcaggtaaTTGAGGAATGTGCCAAGGAAGGGGATGAGCCCCTGTGCCAGCGGGGTGGAGATGGTGATGAGATCCCGCTCTCAGGAGCCGTCAAAGAcctctcctccactcctcaccccagcctcctgcccagcccaagcTACCCACCTAGGCGGCCTccccccagtttcctcctcttctctcctccaggaacccCAAACTCCTGCAGGCACCTCCCAGCAGCCGGCTCTGGCAAAACCCAGGGTACGTGGTCCCCGCCCCTCCCTGTCCCAAATCCGTTGTGCGCCCATccgttccaggcctcctcctggtcacttccaatgcaggcatttcaggtctgtggcaccaggagcagggctggaggagaaaggctccctctctgctggtAGAGACCTCCGGCTAGGAAGGGGAGTCCCCTCTCCTgcgactcctgggcccctcctccacagGCACCCTTACCTTCTGGGCACCTATGGGGCCCGTCTCCAGGCTGGTCAACATAGAGGTCGCCTCCTGCCAGGGTGTTGACAGGGCCAGTGAGCCGATGCTCCCCTCCAAGTGTCCTCCCAGACCCCTCCCAGATCGGGGACCCTGGACATGTGGCCCCAGTCACCTGGTGCCCCTgcggctcccacctccagggtgctctgcttccagagccatcccagctccaacactcactcctgtgtgaccttgggcccgcccaggcctccctgaaccTGTTACCTCGTCTGGAAGGTTTGACGAACTCTGTCTGCCTCCCACAGTCTCCTGAGGCCCAAGCGTCATCTGAccgtcatcactgctctccgctCAAGCCTGCCTTTGGAGCCAGGTCCAAGCTCCCCACATTCCTCCCCACCCTTGAGCCTCGTCACCCACTGTGAGGCCTGCACCACggctcatctccctctggctcccagatgaggagaccaaggcccacacaggggcagggacttgctcaggggaccccagaggagaggctgctccccctcccagccacagGCCCTGTCTCCTCTGCCCTTCACACCACCCTCTGCCCAGCCGCTGACCACAGTGCTGTCCTCGGGACTCTCAGACTGTGTTCGGGCCCCCAGCTGGGCCGAGCCATggatggagggagatgaggtgTCTCAGGAGGCCTGGTCAAGTGGCTTctgccagccccaacccccaggagtctctgatCCCAGGCCGAGGCCAAGGCCTTGCTAAAGCCCTCAGCtccctaggatcccctcagggAGTTCCCCTgcacagaattctttcttcatccGCTCAGGATGGGGACCCCGAATGCCACGTCTGACTAGCAGGGGAGGGGGCGACCAGGGCACTGCGGGGTGGCATTTCCCTTCTGTTTTACGAGGAAACTTCTGACGTCTGGGCAGGAAGGATCCCTGAAGAAGCCATCAGTTCCCTGGGCACTTGCCCTTGCCCTCCGGGGCACATGTCATCGCCAACAAGGACCTGGGTGAGCATCCCACTGGGACTGTCTGCAGCGCCCACTTTAGGGGCCAGAGTGGGGAGTCACCGAGGGGACACAGATCTGTCCCAGGTCCAGGGTCCGTCCCAAGGCTGGGAAGCCCCTGAGTGCCCCCGGCCCGTGGGATCCGGCAGTGCCCATCCCTCAGGCAGGCAGGGTGCCCTTCTTGCGAGGCacagtgaagacagaaggagcagtggggcCCTGGCTTCCTGAGCACAGACTGGGCTGACTTCGGAAGAAAGGAAGCCCGCCCACTCGCTCCAGCCAGTGGCCAGGAGGAAGATGCAGGGCAGCTGATGGAGCAGCATGGAAGCCAGACACCGGCACCTTCTGCCAGGTCCTCAGCCTCCTGGAACAGTCCAGCCCGCGCCATTCTATCCCATgcccctggcctcctgtcccaaactgcccccacctgcccatggaGCTAGCACATCCCTCTTCCTGTCCATCTTTTCCTGACCAACTTCACGTGACAGGAGAACCAAAGCTCATCCTGCCGGGTCCCCTCCCCtctcgctccccctccttccagatGTGCAGCCTCCGTCTTACCttcaccagctgcctcctgctcaccCACTGGTCTTTGATGAACCTCTTCAACTTTCGAGAGCTCttcctgaggggagaggaaaggaggaaagaaaacccgGCGCGGTTGAAGGCGAAATGCCTTTTGTTGAGAACCCAGAAGGTtccaagggcctggggcctggacgAGGGTTTTCCCTGGGTTCTTCGGAGCTCTGAGGTCACCGTGGGACTCGGGTGGAGGCTCTCCTGcggtcacctggggcctccattcccactcCGACTGAGCACACTGTTTCTAACAGTGTTGGTTGCCAATGAGGGCTCCGTTGCTGCGAAGTACACCCTTGGAAATCTCCAGTGTGGCTCAATCCAGGATGTGACAAGGGGGGAACCTGACTCCTGAAGCAGAACCACTGCCTAGGGTCTCAGAGAGTCTCAGAGACCCGAGAAAGGAGGCCAGTCCCCATCCCTAGGGTCCGCTGCCTCCCGGATGGTCCTAGCTGAATGAGGGGTCCATGGCAGTCGTACGGGGGATGTCTGGTCCGCCCTGGTGGTGCTTGGATGGAGCACGGCCTACCCACCTGGCAACTCGTCCCCATGTCTTTTGCAGACGGCTGATGgaggggctctgcagagcagacacGATGGCACGCAGGGACGCATAATTGCCAAGGACTCGGCActcctgaggaagggaagggaatgagcTGCGACGGCGGGCTGGAgccctgcttcctctggcttGTGTCCCCTCATGGGCTTCTGCTGTCCTGGATGAGGCAGATGCCCGGGGAAgcgagggagggcacacctgggagCTGATGAGTAACGCTCGCGGGCAGGAAGATTTTAGCTCAACCCAGGGCGGGAAGGGAGCTTCCCACCACTGGGACCAGCACTCAAGGTCAGCAGGCCCTTGGCAGCAAGGGGCCTAGGACTTTGCCGAGGCCCAGACCACcgacttcaaggctgaaagctgcgagaggagaaggggcagtccccctgactccagggaggggctccctgggccctgccactACTGACCTTGGCCACCTGAATCCACAGCTCGACGACTCTGGCCCTGTCCTGGGCCGTCATGCTGAGGTCCCCAAGGCACGTCGTGATGACGCAGCCGGACACGTGAAGAAACTGGTTGATAGTGGCCCGAACGGTGGGAGCCAGGTACTCCTGGCTCCCATTGGGCCGCTGGCACCACACAAAACCCAGGCAGTGGCGGGGCTCCAccttcttgaacagctcctggggAGGATGGGGACTGTCACCTGACCCTGCCACACCCGAGCTCAGAGTCTGCAGGCCCCCgcagccccaggcaggaggcactGGTCAGCTGCAGCTCAGGAACCTGAGGAGGTGGCCTGAAGCTTCTGGGAGTCTCTGGGTTTTGTTTGTGTCCGCTGAGGCCGCCCAGCGCAGGATGACCGAGGACCCAATAGGGGCGGGGAAGAGAAGTCCCATTGGCTCGCAGCCCAGTCTTGCTTCCCCCAAGCACCAGAACACGGCTCACACCTGCCCATCTCAAGGGGCATCTTCCACCCGTTCTCATCACCCCCTGGTCCCACTCCCCTTTCAGATGCACGTTCCCCCGAGGCAGCAACAACCGTGGGCTTTGTTTGCCTGTCTTCCATGTAGGTAAGGACGCAGTAGGTGTCTAATAAGTCCGGAGGCTGTTGAGGCCTCCTGGGCCGATGGGTGAGTGACCCAGGACTTGGCAGCACTCCAGtgagcttccctcccccaccagaggGCTATTCTCTGCCCCGCTTCCTCTCTGTTCGACCTCATCCATCTGCACAGCCACTCTGCCCAGCAGGTGCCCGCCCTTGGTGTGCTCTCTACTGTCCATGTGGGGACAGCAAGGACTTGGGGGCCAGAAGGTGGCCCAGGTCACCCGGTGGGTAAGTGGGGGAGCTGTGACTTGCACCCACATCGTTGGATTGCGGCTGAGGGAacaggaggtctggggcagcTGATGGCCCACCAAGGCGGGCCCCACCTAGCCCAAGAGCCCCGCTGCTCACCGCATCCATCCGGGTCAGCTGCTCGGCCACCAGCTTCGGAGGGAAGTCCAGCAGCTtaggcctctcctctctcagctcggcGCTCGCTTCTGCGGTGACTtcggcagctggaggcagagatcgtCCAAAAGTCAATGgcgcatcttgctccagctcagaagctggcactggggctgaagctgATGGCGCTCGCTCCGGCCCTGGAGAGGCCGatggaggtgaggctgctggaggtgaggctgctggtGGTGAGGCTGCCTCCAGCTCCGGCGCGGACGGTGGAACTACAGCTGGAGCTGCCtctggccccggggctggcccttgctctggctctAGAGCCGGCAGGAGCTCTGGAACTGGCgctgcagcaggagaaagagaaagtttcacctaCGTACCCGACTTTACAAGACAGGAGAGACTCCGCTGTCTTGAAGGGAACCCCAGCCCGTGAACCCCACcgcagacagtcttcccagactgctgtcccctcaccttccagctctgccctcctgggccccagatgTTGCAGCTGGACCTGGGGAAGGTAGGCAGGGCCTCCCAGGTGCGACCCAGGCCAGATGACACGCAGAGAGGCCAGCCGCATCCTGAAAGAGGGAAAGGGCGTGGGCTCCCAGAAATCCTGCATTGGGTCCAGCCAGGTGCCCACCATAGAAGATGCGGTACTGGGCGGAAGCagttgggccacagagccagaggcCTGGCCGTCACTTCCACACTGTCCTCCCAAGGCACCCTGCTTTGGGTCTGGGCCCTGTGCCTGCCCCTTTCCACCAGGGGGGAATCCCACCCCGGCGCTGACTCCTGTGTGGccatcctggcagtggcaggcctgctcatccagcaggtggAACACGGGGTTTGTGTGagtctcttcttcccactgccaCTCTTCTCGCAAAGAGGCtggacacagtccagcccagccctccacgcccttgtgcaaGTGGACTGAGGACTGAGGCCGATGTGTGAGCGGCTCGCTAAcaccccttctcttctgggcCTGCTGGTGGTGGTCAGAAGGGGTGGATATGGAGAAGGGGAAGCGGAGGGAGACGGGACTGTGGTGGGGATGGGTCGCTAGGGAACAGCTCaagccagcctcccctctggttcccaggggctctgggaccCCACCCACAGCTCTCTCTCACTCCTATCCCCTTGCAGTAGAAGCCATCAGACCTCAGCCCTCCCAGAGGAATCAAAAGATGAGTGAGATCAGAGTTGTGCCGGGCCCGCCCCAGCCACAGTCCTCTGTCCTCTTGTTCTCCCCCAGCCCTGTTCtgtggagacaggaggccctcgtcTGGCACTCAAAGAACACTCAGGTCTTTAGTTGGCGCTGGGGTCCATCGTGCATGAGAACGTGGGAAGAGGCCTCCAGTCGTAAAGGAGCATAGGAGGGCATCCCCTGGGACAGGCGGGGGACAGGATCTGTGGATGATATGGTGTGTGACTACTTGAGTCTCAGGCTGCTGCGGGGGTCCAGGGGctgtgtctgcttcattcactgcgTTGTGCCAAGTGTCTCTAAAGCTCCTCTAAAGCATGTCACAGGTGCTTAATATACAGTGTTCTCGAATGAACTCCAACCAGAAGCATCCCCGGtagctgagtgggcctggggcccctctgcgGCCCCGGAGACCCCTCCTTGGCTACTCCAAGGACCCTCCCCACGACCAGCTGGATGGAATCCCACACTCCCTGCCAGAGTGCTTTCCGTGTGCCTTTGCAAACTCAGAAAGGCCCCATCCCAGCGATGGGGGAGCAGACTGCTCTTCATCGGGGACAGGGAAAGAATAACCAGGAACAACCACGGCACGTCTCTCAGCCCCTTCTGtagagccaggccccagggaagcacctgccgtggctCATCCCATTCGTGCCCACCAGAACCCGATGAAGTTTATCCTCTCCCACTCCACTTTGCAGAGGAGCAAtcgaagctcagagagatggagggccgtttccaagacacacagctggcagtgggcagagtcaccactgtgctgaggaggggctgggcactcACGTAGCAAGTAGGTGGTCCAGGACCCCGTGGGAGGTGAGGACAGCCGCGCAGTCGAACATGATGGTGGTGACGTTGGCCACGTTTCGAGGCGCCAAGGCTGGTCCTATGGACGGTGGCAGCCTCTCCAGCAGGCCTGCCTGGAGGgcccgcatcctgcaggcct
Above is a genomic segment from Equus asinus isolate D_3611 breed Donkey chromosome 12, EquAss-T2T_v2, whole genome shotgun sequence containing:
- the LOC123284090 gene encoding ral guanine nucleotide dissociation stimulator-like, which translates into the protein MLTSLETGPIGAQKGLIPFLGTFLNYLLLLDTNMEDYLEGNEINYEKRSEEFKVTQQIFLLQEAVHLYHIEAEERFGAWFEAMEPLSEDESYSLSCHLEPPQERAGKMRRFFLPRKNRASLSSGLVTRPPTQNPATVADPGPSNSSSAACSSAAGTQLGNTRGPRPAPPMLMGRRTF